One genomic region from Parerythrobacter aestuarii encodes:
- the murC gene encoding UDP-N-acetylmuramate--L-alanine ligase, with protein MKGVGTDIGTIHFVGIGGIGMSGIAEVMHNLGYSVQGSDLSESASVERLKARGIEVMIGHAPENVENAAVVVTSTAVKRTNPEVAAALEARIPVVRRAEMLAELMRLKSTVAVAGTHGKTTTTSMIAALLDAGNVDPTVINGGIIEQYGSNARLGDSDWMVVEADESDGSFLRLDGTIAVVTNIDPEHLDHYGDFDGVKRAFVEFIHNVPFYGAAILCVDHPEVQSVIGQVRDRKVVTYGFSLQADICGVNIRPEGGGNVFDVIVRQRGEEDRRIADVHLPMPGRHNVQNALAAIAVAIEMGCSDDVIQSGFGSFGGVRRRFTKVGEVDGVTIIDDYGHHPVEITAVLGAAREAASSSGGGRVIAVAQPHRYTRLRDLMEEFQTCFNEADSVYVTPVYAAGEDPIEGVSAESLVEGLKLRGHRHASTIADEDELAKVLAGEIAPGDLVVCLGAGDITKWAAGLADAIRLERTV; from the coding sequence ATGAAAGGCGTCGGCACCGATATCGGGACGATCCATTTCGTCGGCATCGGCGGGATCGGCATGTCCGGCATTGCCGAGGTAATGCACAACCTCGGCTACAGCGTGCAGGGCAGCGATCTCAGTGAAAGCGCCAGTGTCGAGCGGCTCAAGGCGCGCGGGATCGAAGTCATGATCGGTCATGCGCCGGAGAATGTCGAGAACGCTGCCGTAGTTGTGACCTCGACCGCGGTGAAACGCACCAACCCCGAAGTCGCAGCCGCGCTCGAAGCGCGCATCCCGGTCGTGCGCCGCGCGGAAATGCTGGCCGAGCTGATGCGGCTCAAGAGCACCGTGGCGGTCGCCGGCACGCATGGCAAGACCACCACCACCAGCATGATCGCCGCACTGCTCGATGCCGGCAATGTCGACCCGACCGTGATCAACGGCGGGATCATCGAACAATATGGTTCCAACGCCCGGTTGGGTGACAGCGACTGGATGGTGGTCGAGGCGGACGAAAGCGACGGCAGCTTCCTGCGGCTCGACGGGACCATTGCCGTCGTCACCAATATCGATCCCGAGCATCTCGACCACTATGGCGATTTCGACGGTGTAAAACGGGCCTTCGTCGAGTTCATCCATAACGTGCCGTTCTATGGTGCGGCGATCCTGTGCGTCGATCATCCCGAAGTGCAATCGGTGATCGGGCAGGTCCGCGATCGCAAAGTCGTGACCTATGGCTTCTCGCTGCAAGCCGACATTTGCGGGGTGAACATCCGCCCAGAAGGCGGCGGTAACGTGTTCGACGTCATCGTGCGCCAGCGCGGCGAGGAAGACCGCCGGATCGCCGACGTCCACTTGCCGATGCCCGGTCGCCACAATGTCCAGAATGCGCTCGCCGCAATTGCCGTGGCGATCGAGATGGGCTGCTCCGACGATGTCATCCAGAGCGGCTTCGGCAGTTTCGGCGGCGTCCGGCGTCGCTTTACCAAGGTTGGCGAAGTCGATGGGGTGACGATCATCGACGACTACGGCCACCACCCGGTCGAAATCACTGCCGTCCTGGGCGCAGCGCGCGAAGCCGCGTCCTCAAGTGGTGGAGGCCGCGTCATCGCCGTCGCCCAGCCGCACCGGTACACCCGCCTGCGCGACCTGATGGAAGAGTTCCAGACCTGCTTCAACGAGGCCGACAGCGTCTATGTCACTCCGGTCTATGCCGCGGGTGAGGACCCGATCGAAGGCGTCAGCGCGGAATCGCTTGTCGAAGGGCTGAAACTGCGCGGTCATCGGCACGCATCGACCATTGCCGACGAAGACGAGCTGGCGAAGGTGCTTGCCGGCGAGATCGCGCCGGGTGACCTCGTCGTCTGCCTCGGCGCGGGCGACATCACCAAGTGGGCTGCGGGCCTCGCCGATGCCATCCGGCTGGAGCGCACCGTATGA
- a CDS encoding FtsW/RodA/SpoVE family cell cycle protein has product MSSFPSAGQPYVPGVGERMAHVTHQRGSKSSELKIWWREVDRVLLALIFALMLIGTAAVAAGSPASARRLSTATDKLPDLYFYWAHLRWQVVGIAVMLGASALSRDNARRLGIVLAAAMLGALMLVPLIGYEVNGAKRWIRFGLGFQPSEFLKPGFAIAMAWILSWRLKDPHLPVLAIVTGLMGLIALLLMLQPNLGATILFGGVWFVLVMLSGVSMKKIGGIIAAGVAALTAAYFFYDNARYRIDAFLGGGTEFDQVDLAQKTLLGGGWTGTGFWLGLKKMSLPEAHTDYVFSVIGEEFGLLVCAIVVILYLAIVARVLVRLADEENLFALLAAAGLTAQIGGQAFINILVNLQLFPSKGMTLPLVSYGGSSTIAVCLAVGLLLALTRRNPFLTRETPGLRALLTDKEKGA; this is encoded by the coding sequence ATGAGCAGTTTCCCCTCCGCAGGCCAGCCCTACGTTCCCGGCGTCGGTGAGCGCATGGCGCATGTCACGCACCAGCGGGGTTCCAAATCGTCCGAGCTCAAGATCTGGTGGCGCGAAGTCGACCGGGTCCTGCTGGCGCTGATCTTCGCGCTGATGCTGATCGGCACGGCGGCGGTCGCGGCAGGCTCGCCTGCCAGCGCGCGGCGATTGTCGACTGCGACCGATAAGCTGCCCGATCTCTATTTCTACTGGGCGCACCTGCGTTGGCAGGTGGTCGGGATTGCGGTGATGCTGGGCGCTTCCGCGCTCAGCCGCGACAACGCCCGCCGTCTCGGGATCGTGCTTGCCGCTGCCATGTTGGGGGCGCTGATGCTGGTGCCGCTGATCGGCTACGAAGTGAACGGTGCCAAGCGCTGGATCCGGTTCGGCCTGGGCTTCCAGCCGAGCGAGTTCCTCAAGCCCGGTTTTGCCATTGCCATGGCCTGGATCCTGTCTTGGCGGCTCAAGGATCCGCACTTGCCGGTGCTGGCAATCGTGACCGGGCTGATGGGCTTGATCGCCTTGCTGCTGATGCTGCAGCCGAACCTCGGGGCCACGATCCTGTTCGGCGGGGTGTGGTTCGTGCTGGTGATGCTGTCGGGCGTCTCGATGAAGAAGATCGGCGGGATCATCGCCGCAGGAGTGGCGGCGCTGACAGCAGCCTATTTCTTCTACGACAATGCCCGCTATCGCATTGACGCCTTCCTCGGCGGGGGGACCGAATTCGACCAGGTCGACCTTGCGCAGAAGACCCTGCTGGGCGGCGGCTGGACCGGCACCGGTTTCTGGCTGGGCCTCAAGAAGATGAGCCTGCCCGAAGCGCATACAGACTATGTCTTCTCCGTCATCGGCGAGGAATTCGGGTTGCTGGTATGTGCCATCGTAGTGATCCTCTATCTCGCCATCGTCGCCCGCGTGCTGGTGCGGCTGGCGGATGAAGAAAACCTGTTCGCGCTGCTGGCGGCGGCCGGGCTGACCGCGCAGATCGGCGGGCAGGCCTTCATCAACATCCTCGTCAACCTGCAGCTGTTCCCGTCGAAAGGCATGACTTTGCCGCTGGTCAGCTATGGCGGCAGCTCGACGATTGCCGTATGCCTTGCCGTCGGGTTGCTGTTGGCGTTGACCCGCCGCAACCCGTTCCTGACGCGCGAAACCCCCGGCCTCCGCGCGCTGCTGACAGACAAGGAGAAAGGCGCATGA
- the murB gene encoding UDP-N-acetylmuramate dehydrogenase: protein MNAPVAIEGLRGRLTREASLAKLVWFKAGGNADWLFEPADLDDLKTFLNRLNGELPVMALGLGSNMIIRDGGVPGVVIKLGKAFAKVEPHDDHTVTCGAAAHGVLVASTARDAGIAGLEFMRGIPGTIGGFVRMNAGAYGREMADVLIDCQVVLPEGDLVTLPVADLQYTYRHSALPEGAAVVSARLQGEPGDPAVIGAEMERIAKAREDSQPVRTKTGGSTFKNPPGHKAWELVDAAGCRSLRIGGAQVSEKHTNFLINVDNATSADIEALGEEVMRRVYQNSGIRLEWEIQRVGRP, encoded by the coding sequence ATGAACGCGCCCGTCGCCATCGAAGGATTGCGCGGGCGGCTGACCCGCGAAGCGTCGCTGGCCAAGCTCGTGTGGTTCAAGGCCGGGGGCAATGCCGACTGGCTGTTCGAGCCGGCCGACCTCGACGATCTCAAGACCTTCCTCAATCGGCTCAATGGCGAATTGCCGGTGATGGCACTTGGCCTCGGCTCCAACATGATCATTCGCGATGGCGGCGTTCCGGGCGTCGTCATCAAGCTCGGCAAGGCCTTCGCAAAGGTCGAGCCGCATGACGATCACACGGTCACCTGCGGAGCGGCGGCGCATGGCGTGCTGGTTGCTTCGACCGCGCGTGACGCCGGGATCGCGGGGCTCGAATTCATGCGCGGTATCCCCGGCACCATCGGCGGTTTCGTGCGCATGAATGCCGGGGCCTATGGCCGCGAGATGGCCGATGTGCTGATCGATTGCCAGGTCGTGCTGCCTGAAGGCGACCTCGTGACGTTGCCGGTGGCCGACCTGCAATACACCTATCGCCACTCAGCCTTGCCCGAAGGTGCTGCGGTCGTCTCCGCCCGGCTGCAGGGCGAGCCGGGCGATCCGGCGGTGATCGGGGCCGAGATGGAGCGCATCGCGAAGGCGCGCGAGGATTCGCAGCCGGTCCGGACCAAGACCGGAGGGTCGACCTTCAAGAACCCACCCGGGCACAAGGCCTGGGAACTGGTCGATGCAGCCGGCTGTCGCAGCCTGCGCATCGGCGGCGCGCAGGTGAGCGAGAAGCACACCAATTTCCTCATCAATGTCGACAACGCCACCAGCGCCGATATCGAGGCGCTGGGCGAAGAGGTCATGCGCCGTGTGTACCAGAACTCCGGGATCAGGCTGGAATGGGAAATCCAGCGGGTGGGGCGGCCATGA
- a CDS encoding Mur ligase family protein, with the protein MITCSAWSGKKFAVLGLARSGQATVEALLASGAEVMVWDRQEEPRLAFEGRARIGDPMAEDLTGFAGIVVSPGVPLNTHPIVQRAEKFGVPIIGDIELFAQARAELPRHKVVGITGTNGKSTTTALVHHILKIAGVPTTLGGNIGLPILGQEPLPEGGVYVLELSSYQIDLTQSLDCDVAVLLNITPDHLDRYDNFEAYAASKNRLLEMQTGDHYALINWKAFEGGLIHPGKAGFNGIVPASEAGQAHWPSLQGPHNAENAGAAMAACAWLGLSVHQIEAGLRTFTGLPHRMERVTTHNGVLFINDSKATNPDSTAPALAAFPPEAGGPRIHWIVGGLPKEDGLGATEAYLANVKRAYAIGEAGPRFAELLEGRVPVDRSEMICAAVRRAMRDAVPGDVILLSPACASFDQFKDFERRGEHFRQIVAALTGEDVEAESEPTIDHAKDHGGKAA; encoded by the coding sequence ATGATCACCTGCTCCGCCTGGTCCGGCAAGAAATTTGCCGTCCTTGGCCTCGCCCGTTCCGGCCAGGCCACGGTCGAGGCGCTGCTGGCGAGCGGTGCCGAGGTTATGGTGTGGGACCGGCAGGAAGAACCGCGCCTCGCCTTCGAAGGCCGCGCCCGCATTGGCGACCCGATGGCGGAGGACCTGACTGGGTTCGCCGGGATCGTGGTGTCGCCCGGCGTTCCGCTGAACACCCACCCTATCGTCCAGCGCGCCGAGAAATTCGGCGTCCCAATCATCGGCGATATCGAACTGTTCGCGCAGGCCCGTGCCGAGCTGCCGCGGCACAAAGTCGTCGGCATCACCGGCACCAACGGCAAGAGCACCACCACCGCGCTGGTCCACCATATCCTCAAGATCGCTGGTGTCCCGACTACGCTCGGCGGCAATATCGGCCTGCCGATCCTTGGGCAGGAACCGCTCCCAGAGGGCGGGGTCTATGTGCTGGAGCTGTCGAGCTACCAGATCGACCTGACCCAGAGCCTCGATTGCGATGTGGCGGTGTTGCTGAATATCACGCCGGATCACCTGGATCGGTATGACAACTTCGAGGCCTATGCGGCGTCCAAGAACCGCCTGCTGGAGATGCAGACTGGCGATCACTATGCGCTCATCAATTGGAAAGCTTTTGAAGGTGGCCTGATCCACCCGGGCAAGGCCGGTTTCAACGGTATCGTTCCGGCGAGCGAAGCTGGGCAAGCTCACTGGCCCTCGCTGCAAGGGCCACATAATGCCGAAAATGCCGGTGCCGCCATGGCAGCCTGTGCATGGCTCGGCTTGTCCGTACACCAGATTGAAGCTGGCCTGCGCACCTTCACCGGTCTCCCCCACCGCATGGAACGGGTCACCACCCACAATGGCGTGCTGTTCATCAACGACAGCAAGGCCACCAACCCTGACAGTACCGCCCCGGCGCTCGCGGCGTTCCCGCCTGAAGCGGGTGGCCCGCGCATCCACTGGATCGTCGGTGGGCTGCCCAAGGAAGATGGGCTGGGTGCGACAGAGGCCTATCTCGCCAATGTCAAACGCGCCTACGCCATCGGTGAAGCCGGGCCGCGCTTTGCCGAACTGCTCGAAGGCCGCGTGCCGGTAGACCGCAGCGAAATGATCTGCGCCGCCGTGCGCCGCGCGATGCGAGATGCTGTGCCCGGCGATGTGATCCTGCTCTCGCCTGCCTGCGCCAGCTTCGACCAGTTCAAGGATTTCGAGCGCCGCGGCGAGCATTTCCGCCAGATCGTCGCCGCGTTGACCGGTGAGGATGTCGAGGCCGAAAGCGAGCCTACGATTGATCACGCCAAGGATCACGGGGGCAAGGCGGCATGA
- a CDS encoding UDP-N-acetylmuramoyl-L-alanyl-D-glutamate--2,6-diaminopimelate ligase, with the protein MKLNKLAEGASIIVPEDADLTVTGFAIDHRKVAPGTVFGAFQGAKFNAEDFIPQAIEAGAIAVVARPEAKVQGAIHIADANPRRAFALLAAQYFTPVPSTIVAVTGTNGKTSTVEMTRQLWRMAGERAASIGTLGVTTPDESVSTGLTTPDIVTFLSNMSGLAREGVTHVAYEASSHGLSQYRNEGLPVTAAAFTNFSRDHLDYHGTMEEYFEAKMRLFDEVVDAGGTAVVWTGNSEWTARAIERAQARGLRVFTVGEQGEDIRLLARTPTQLGQDLEIEHGGTMRELRLPLIGEYQVANALTAVGLALATGTDASMVWDGVARLQPVRGRLERAVITQSGAPVYVDYAHTPDALEAAIEALRPHVKGRLITVFGAGGDRDTGKRGPMGEVASRASDIAIVTDDNPRGEDPAAIRAAVIAGATGEMREIGDRRAAISAAIALAEADDIVLIAGKGHEQGQIIGSGESMKVLPFDDVTVARECAAGQGGAA; encoded by the coding sequence GTGAAGTTGAACAAGCTGGCGGAAGGCGCTTCGATCATAGTGCCGGAAGATGCCGATCTGACTGTGACGGGCTTCGCTATCGACCACCGCAAGGTAGCGCCGGGGACCGTGTTTGGTGCGTTCCAGGGTGCGAAATTCAACGCGGAGGACTTCATCCCTCAAGCGATCGAGGCCGGAGCCATTGCTGTCGTCGCCCGCCCAGAGGCAAAGGTCCAAGGCGCGATCCACATTGCCGATGCCAACCCACGCCGGGCCTTTGCCTTGCTGGCAGCGCAGTACTTTACACCTGTCCCCTCAACTATCGTCGCAGTTACGGGGACCAACGGCAAGACCTCGACGGTCGAGATGACCCGCCAATTGTGGCGTATGGCCGGTGAACGGGCAGCCAGCATTGGCACCTTGGGCGTGACGACGCCGGACGAAAGCGTCTCTACCGGGCTGACAACCCCGGACATTGTGACATTCCTCAGCAATATGAGCGGATTGGCGCGAGAAGGCGTCACCCATGTTGCCTATGAGGCTTCGAGTCACGGCCTCTCGCAATATCGCAACGAGGGACTGCCTGTAACCGCTGCTGCATTCACCAATTTCAGCCGTGATCACCTCGACTATCACGGCACCATGGAAGAGTATTTCGAGGCCAAGATGCGGCTGTTCGACGAGGTTGTCGATGCCGGCGGAACGGCCGTGGTCTGGACGGGCAATAGCGAGTGGACCGCCCGGGCCATCGAACGCGCGCAGGCTCGCGGCCTGCGGGTGTTCACGGTGGGCGAGCAGGGCGAAGACATTCGCTTGCTCGCCCGTACCCCTACGCAATTGGGGCAGGATCTGGAGATCGAGCACGGCGGCACCATGCGCGAGCTGCGCCTGCCGCTGATCGGCGAATACCAGGTTGCCAACGCTTTGACGGCGGTCGGTTTGGCCCTGGCGACGGGCACCGATGCCAGCATGGTGTGGGACGGTGTCGCGCGGCTGCAGCCGGTGCGTGGGCGGCTTGAGCGCGCGGTGATCACCCAATCCGGGGCACCGGTCTATGTCGATTATGCCCACACGCCCGATGCTCTGGAAGCGGCCATTGAAGCGCTGCGCCCGCATGTAAAGGGGCGCCTTATCACTGTGTTCGGGGCCGGCGGCGACCGCGATACCGGCAAGCGCGGCCCAATGGGCGAAGTCGCCAGCCGGGCTTCGGACATCGCTATCGTCACCGACGACAACCCGCGGGGAGAAGATCCGGCGGCGATCCGTGCAGCAGTCATAGCGGGCGCAACGGGCGAGATGCGCGAAATCGGGGACAGGCGCGCGGCGATATCCGCAGCCATCGCACTGGCGGAGGCCGACGACATCGTCCTCATCGCCGGTAAAGGCCACGAACAAGGCCAGATAATCGGGTCGGGAGAGTCCATGAAAGTACTGCCATTCGACGATGTCACGGTTGCGCGCGAATGCGCTGCCGGGCAGGGAGGCGCGGCATGA
- the mraY gene encoding phospho-N-acetylmuramoyl-pentapeptide-transferase, with product MLYLIAEWLGFEGVFNLIRYQTFRAGATLMTALVIGLIIGPRFINMLRVRQGKGQPIREDGPQSHLAKRGTPTMGGLMILVSLTLSLLLWMDLRNPFVWACIAVTIGFGVIGFLDDYDKVSKASHKGLSGKVRLLLEFVVAGIASYIIVSQINTWLYVPFVSDQAIPLGPFYYVFAAVVIVGFGNAVNLTDGLDGLAIMPVIIAAGTFAIIAYLAGRADFSAYLGIPHVPGAGELAIFCAAIMGGGLAFLWFNAPPAAVFMGDTGSLALGGALGAIAVASHHEIVLLIVGGLFVAETASVIIQVFWFKRTGKRIFRMAPIHHHFEQLGWSESKVVIRFWIISMVLALMGLATLKLR from the coding sequence ATGCTCTATCTGATTGCCGAGTGGCTGGGTTTCGAAGGGGTCTTCAACCTCATCCGCTACCAGACCTTCCGGGCCGGGGCGACGCTGATGACTGCGCTTGTCATCGGGCTCATCATCGGGCCGCGCTTCATCAACATGCTGCGCGTGCGGCAGGGCAAGGGCCAGCCGATCCGCGAAGACGGGCCGCAGAGCCATCTTGCCAAGCGCGGCACGCCGACCATGGGCGGGCTGATGATCCTCGTCTCGCTGACGCTGTCTTTGCTGTTGTGGATGGACCTGAGGAACCCGTTCGTATGGGCCTGCATAGCGGTGACCATCGGTTTCGGCGTGATCGGCTTCCTCGACGACTATGACAAGGTTTCCAAGGCCAGCCACAAAGGGCTGTCAGGCAAGGTCCGCCTGCTGCTGGAATTCGTGGTGGCGGGGATCGCCAGCTATATCATCGTCAGCCAGATCAACACCTGGCTCTATGTCCCCTTCGTCTCCGACCAGGCGATCCCGCTGGGGCCGTTCTACTATGTCTTCGCCGCTGTCGTGATCGTGGGCTTCGGCAATGCCGTGAACCTGACCGACGGGCTCGACGGACTGGCGATCATGCCGGTCATCATCGCCGCCGGGACCTTCGCCATCATCGCCTATCTCGCGGGCCGGGCGGACTTCTCGGCCTATCTCGGCATCCCGCATGTCCCGGGCGCAGGCGAGCTGGCGATCTTCTGCGCCGCGATCATGGGCGGCGGACTCGCCTTCCTGTGGTTCAACGCGCCGCCGGCCGCGGTGTTCATGGGCGACACCGGCTCGCTGGCGCTGGGCGGGGCCCTGGGCGCGATAGCGGTCGCCAGCCATCACGAGATCGTGCTGCTGATCGTCGGCGGACTGTTCGTGGCCGAAACCGCCAGCGTCATCATCCAGGTGTTCTGGTTCAAGCGCACCGGCAAGCGGATCTTCCGCATGGCTCCCATCCACCACCACTTCGAACAGCTGGGCTGGAGCGAGAGCAAGGTCGTGATCCGGTTCTGGATCATCTCCATGGTGCTGGCGCTGATGGGCCTCGCGACGCTGAAGCTGCGATGA
- the murG gene encoding undecaprenyldiphospho-muramoylpentapeptide beta-N-acetylglucosaminyltransferase: MTGANRHYVLAAGGTGGHMLPAFALAAELERRGHHVALMTDERGAKIPGKPDFLPAHILPAGRFGKNPLRWFGGVRAVLRGRDMAKRLFETFEPSAVVGFGGYPAFPTMLAATGEGIPTVIHEQNAVLGRVNRFLAGRVNAIATAYPEIKRLDAKHAEKVHLVGNPVRAQVLTLRDEPFPAFTEDGLLKVLVTGGSQGARILSDVIPDALSMLQPALRQRLQVTQQCRPEDVERVRGRYASHDIPAELATYFDDMAERLADAHLFIGRAGASTIAELTAVGRPAILIPLPIATDDHQAYNTEEMVKAGGARMIRQPMSTLKDTSSMGEEGDSIRWKQSDVQAKMAKDIARQIQAMAQRPETLATAAHAAWNCGRPKAVKDLADLVESFGGAEMMDVIKVTGDSPRASSQTAAATRNAARESAE; the protein is encoded by the coding sequence ATGACCGGCGCCAACAGGCACTATGTCCTCGCTGCAGGCGGAACGGGCGGGCACATGTTGCCCGCTTTTGCGCTCGCTGCGGAGCTCGAGCGGCGCGGCCACCACGTTGCGCTGATGACCGACGAACGCGGGGCGAAGATCCCCGGCAAGCCCGACTTCCTGCCTGCGCATATCCTGCCCGCCGGGCGCTTCGGCAAGAACCCGCTGCGCTGGTTTGGCGGTGTGCGCGCCGTGTTGCGCGGGCGCGATATGGCCAAGCGTCTGTTCGAAACATTCGAGCCAAGCGCTGTCGTAGGCTTCGGCGGCTACCCGGCGTTTCCGACCATGCTGGCCGCAACCGGCGAAGGTATCCCGACCGTGATCCACGAGCAGAACGCTGTGCTGGGCCGGGTCAATCGCTTCTTGGCCGGGCGGGTCAATGCCATTGCTACGGCTTACCCCGAGATCAAGCGACTCGATGCCAAGCATGCCGAAAAGGTGCACCTGGTCGGCAATCCGGTCCGTGCGCAAGTCCTGACCCTTCGGGACGAGCCGTTTCCGGCGTTTACTGAGGACGGCTTGCTCAAGGTGCTTGTTACCGGTGGCAGTCAGGGCGCGCGTATCCTCAGCGATGTCATCCCCGATGCTCTCTCGATGCTGCAGCCGGCCTTGCGGCAGCGGCTGCAAGTCACGCAGCAATGCCGACCAGAAGATGTCGAACGCGTGCGTGGGCGGTATGCCAGCCATGACATCCCCGCCGAACTGGCTACCTATTTCGACGATATGGCGGAGCGGCTGGCGGACGCACATCTCTTTATCGGCAGGGCGGGTGCCTCCACGATTGCCGAGCTGACAGCTGTTGGACGCCCGGCCATCCTCATTCCGCTGCCGATCGCGACAGACGACCATCAAGCCTACAATACCGAAGAGATGGTCAAGGCAGGCGGCGCGAGGATGATCCGGCAGCCAATGTCCACGCTCAAGGACACATCTTCAATGGGCGAGGAAGGTGATTCCATTCGCTGGAAGCAGTCGGATGTTCAAGCCAAGATGGCGAAGGACATTGCGCGGCAAATCCAGGCGATGGCCCAGCGTCCGGAAACGCTTGCCACCGCCGCCCATGCGGCGTGGAATTGCGGCCGGCCCAAGGCTGTGAAGGACCTTGCCGACCTCGTCGAGAGCTTTGGCGGGGCGGAAATGATGGATGTGATCAAGGTGACGGGCGATAGCCCGCGTGCCTCCTCGCAAACCGCCGCTGCCACCCGCAATGCTGCGCGGGAGAGCGCCGAATGA
- a CDS encoding UDP-N-acetylmuramoyl-tripeptide--D-alanyl-D-alanine ligase, with translation MIAPAFASKAILSWPRTKRDALPLALWTAQEIAAATGGVASGDFQCANVEMDSRDVRPGDLFVALKGEAMDGHRFVEKAFAAGAPAALVDRPVDGPHVLVKDTTEALHALAHAARERADAVRIGVTGSVGKTGVKEAIFAALERSSRGQAHRSVRSYNNHVGVPLSLARMPARSTYGVFEMGMNNAGEISVLTEHVRPHVAVITTIAPAHIENLGSIEAIADAKAEIFAALEPGGAAVIPADSPQYGQLLAAAEAKGARVLSFGRSPEANVRLLDAIPAANGGSLVTAQIADRRLCYTVAEPGEHWVSNSLAVLGAVYAAGGDLGAAGLALAELGGLKGRGARHQISAAGGKALLIDESYNANPASMRATLRQLGHTPSTRRIVVLGSMKELGDFGPDFHAQLAEPILEAQVDHAVLVGEEMLALARHLGKQGEAMLGKGLSFAHCDGPAEAIAALQEYGLAAGDAILVKGSNSVGLGKLVDHFTSRV, from the coding sequence ATGATCGCCCCCGCATTCGCGTCAAAAGCTATCCTTTCCTGGCCGCGCACGAAGCGCGATGCGCTCCCGCTTGCGCTTTGGACCGCGCAGGAGATTGCCGCGGCCACCGGCGGCGTGGCGAGCGGCGATTTCCAATGTGCCAATGTCGAGATGGACAGCCGCGATGTCCGCCCCGGCGACCTGTTCGTTGCGCTCAAGGGCGAAGCGATGGACGGGCACAGGTTCGTAGAAAAGGCCTTTGCCGCTGGAGCCCCTGCAGCGCTGGTTGATCGCCCGGTCGATGGCCCGCATGTGCTGGTCAAAGACACGACCGAGGCGCTCCACGCGTTGGCACACGCAGCTCGCGAACGCGCTGATGCGGTGCGGATCGGGGTCACCGGCTCAGTCGGCAAGACCGGGGTCAAGGAAGCGATCTTTGCCGCCTTGGAACGCTCCAGCCGCGGGCAGGCGCATCGCAGCGTGCGCAGTTACAACAACCATGTCGGCGTCCCGCTCAGCCTCGCGCGGATGCCCGCGCGCAGCACCTATGGCGTGTTCGAGATGGGCATGAATAACGCGGGTGAGATCAGTGTGCTGACTGAGCATGTCCGCCCGCATGTAGCGGTGATTACTACGATCGCCCCGGCGCACATCGAGAACCTCGGTTCGATCGAGGCCATCGCCGATGCCAAGGCGGAAATCTTCGCTGCGCTGGAACCCGGTGGTGCTGCTGTCATCCCGGCCGACAGCCCGCAATACGGCCAGTTGCTGGCGGCGGCAGAGGCGAAGGGGGCACGGGTCCTCTCGTTCGGGCGCTCGCCCGAGGCCAATGTCCGCCTGCTCGATGCCATTCCCGCCGCCAATGGCGGTTCGCTGGTCACGGCGCAGATCGCCGACAGACGGCTGTGCTACACCGTCGCCGAGCCGGGCGAGCACTGGGTTTCCAACTCGCTGGCGGTCCTCGGCGCAGTCTATGCCGCCGGGGGCGACCTCGGCGCGGCAGGCCTGGCGCTGGCTGAACTCGGCGGGCTGAAAGGTCGCGGCGCCCGCCACCAGATCAGCGCGGCTGGAGGGAAGGCGCTGCTGATAGACGAAAGCTACAACGCCAACCCGGCCAGCATGCGCGCTACCTTGCGCCAGTTGGGACACACGCCTTCCACGCGCCGCATCGTGGTGCTCGGCAGCATGAAGGAACTGGGCGATTTCGGGCCTGATTTCCACGCACAACTGGCTGAACCGATCCTCGAGGCGCAGGTCGACCATGCGGTGCTGGTCGGCGAGGAGATGCTGGCCCTTGCGCGGCACTTGGGGAAACAGGGTGAGGCCATGCTTGGCAAGGGGCTTTCCTTCGCCCATTGCGATGGGCCTGCCGAGGCGATCGCGGCGCTGCAGGAATACGGGCTCGCAGCCGGTGACGCGATCCTGGTCAAGGGCTCCAATTCGGTCGGGCTCGGCAAGCTGGTGGACCATTTCACCAGTCGGGTTTGA